In Leifsonia sp. AK011, the genomic stretch CGACTCAATCGGATCGCTGGTCCGAGCGGCCTCATCATCTTCGGTGTGACAGGTGACCTGTCGCGCAAGAAGCTGATGCCGGCGGTCTACGACCTCGCCAACCGTGGTCTTCTTCCTCCCGGCTTCGCGCTCGTCGGCTTCGCCCGGCGCGACTGGGAGGACCAGGACTTCGCTGAGGTCGTCCACGACGCCGTCAAGCAGTATGCGAGGACCCCGTTCGACGAGGACGTCTGGAAGCAGCTTGCGACGGGCATCCGTTTTGTCCAGGGCGAGTTCGACGACGATGCCGCGTTCGCGCGCCTGAAGGCGACGATCGAGGAACTCGACCGGGACCGCGGAACGATGGGCAACCACGCGTTCTACCTCTCGATCCCGCCGAAGTCGTTCCCGCAGGTGACCGAGCAGCTCCGTAACTCAGGGCTCGCCGAGCCCAAGGAGGGCCAGTGGCGACGAGTCGTCATCGAGAAGCCGTTCGGAAGCGACCTGAAGACCGCGCGTGAGTTGAACGACGTCGTAGAGTCCGTGTTCCCGCCCGACAGTGTGTTCCGTATCGACCACTACCTCGGTAAGGAGACGGTGCAGAACATCCTGGCTCTGCGCTTCGCCAACCAGCTGTACGAACCCATCTGGAACGCCAACTACGTCGACCACATCCAGATCACGATGGCCGAGGATGTGGGCGTCGGTGGACGTGCCGGCTACTACGACGGCATCGGTGCAGCGCGCGACGTGATCCAGAACCACCTCCTGCAGCTCCTGGCCCTGACGGCGATGGAGGAGCCCGTGTCATTCGATGCCGCGGATCTCCGCGCCGAGAAGGAGAAGGTTCTCTCGGCCGTTCGCCTCCCGAAGGACCTCGGAAAGCACACCGCCCGGGGCCAGTACTCGGGTGGTTGGGCCGGGGGCGAGAAGGTCATCGGCTTCCTCGACGAGGACGGGATGAACCCGCTCTCGACCACGGAGACCTACGCGGCCATTCGCCTCGACATCGACACTCGTCGGTGGGCGGGCGTGCCGTTCTACCTGCGCACGGGCAAGCGGCTCGGCCGCCGGGTGACCGAGATTGCGGTCGTGTTCAAGCGCGCCCCGCAGTACCTCTTTGCGGAGAGCCAGACGTCGGCGCTCGGCCAGAACGCACTCGTCATCAGGGTTCAGCCCGACGAGGGCGTGACCATCCGCTTCGGCTCGAAGGTGCCGGGCGCCGGGATGCAGGTGCGCGACGTGACGATGGACTTCGGCTACGGCCACGCCTTCACCGAGGCAAGCCCCGAGGCCTACGAACGACTCATTCTCGATGTGCTCCTCGGCGACCCTCCCCTCTTCCCGAGGCACGAGGAGGTCGAGCTCAGTTGGAAGATCCTCGACCCGATCGAGGAGTACTGGGCCAAGCAGGGCCAGCCCGAGCAGTATCGTCCGGGAACGTGGGGGCCGGCATCCGCCGATGCTCTCATGGCCCGCGACGGCCGTACCTGGAGGCGTCCATGATCGTCGATCTGCCCAACACCACGACGAGCCAGATCTCGAAGACGCTCGTCAAGATCCGCGAGGAGGGCGGTGCTGTCGCCCTCGGTCGAGTCCTGACACTCATCATCTCGACGAGGCTCGGTGAGGAGGAGGAGGCCATCGAGGCCGCGAACGACGCCTCTCGTGAGCACCCCATGCGGGTGATCGTGGTCTCCTCGGATCCTGAGGAGACCAGCGGAGCGCGCGTTGACGCGCAGATCCGCGTCGGTGGTGACGCCGGAGCGAGCGAGGTCATCGTCGTGCGTGCCTACGGGGACGCCTCGACCGATGAGGAGAGCCTCGTGACGGGTCTGCTCCTCCCGGACGCCCCCGTCGTGGCATGGTGGCCAGGTGTCGCACCGGAGAACGTGTCCCAGTCGGCTCTGGGCCGTATCGCCCAGCGCAGGATCACGGATGCCGCATCCAGCAGCGATCCGCTCGCCGAGCTCTCTCGGCTCGCGAGCAGCTACGCCCCGGGCGACACGGACTTCGCGTGGACTCGACTCACGCTCTGGCGGGCACAGCTCGCCGCGGTGCTCGACCAGCCCCCATTTGTGCCGGTGACCGCGGTCCGGGTGCGGGGAGCGTCGGATTCGCCCTCCACCGCGCTACTCGCCGCGTGGCTGCAGCACGCGCTGAAGGTACGTGTGGATCTCACCGTGTCCGCCGGCAGCCAGGGCGCCGGCATCGAGGCAGTCGAACTCACGCGCAAGAACGGCGTGATCAAGCTCGAACGCATCGAGCCGGCGATCGCCCAGCTCGAGCAGCCGTCCCAGCCGACCCACGACATCTCACTTCCCCGCCGCAGCATGCGTGACTGCCTCGCTGAGGAGTTGCGACGTCTCGATCCCGACGACCTGTACGGCGAAGTGATCCAGCGCGGCGTTCCTGAACTGAGCACGTCCCATGGAGCGGCTAAGGTCTCAGCATGAGTCCTGAACGTCGCGTGCTCGTCCACGAGAGCAAGGAGATTCTCGCGGCAGCAGTCGCGGCGCGATTCCTCCGCAAGGTCAAGGATCTGATCGAGGAGTTCGGCGAGGCGAGTGTCGTCCTCACAGGCGGAACGATGGGCATCGCTGTTCTGGCGGCGATCAACTCGTCGCCTGCGCGTGACTCCGTCGACTGGTCCCGCGTGAACGTCTGGTGGGGCGACGAGCGGTGGCTGCCTGAGGGTGATCCCGAACGCAACGAGACGCAGGCTCGCGATGCCCTCCTGGACCATGTCGGGCTCGACCCTGAGCGGGTCCATCCCTTCGCCCGCTCTGACGCAGGACTTGACCTGGATGCCGCGGCGGAAGCCTATTCGACCGAGCTCCAGGCGAACGCTCCCCGATCCGCGCGCTTCCCCCACTTCGACATCACATTCCTGGGGATGGGGCCGGACGGACACATCGCTTCGCTGTTCCCCGGCATGGACGGGATCCGCGAAACCGAGGCAACCGTGATCTCGGTACGCAACTCCCCCAAGCCTCCTCCGGAGCGGCTCAGCCTGACGCTGCCGACCATCAACTCGTCGGCGCGCGTGTGGGCTGTCGTTGCCGGGGCCGACAAGGCATCAGCACTGGGACTTACTCTCGCGGACGCGAGTATCGATGAGGTCCCCGCTTCCGGCCTCGAAGGGCGTCGCAGCACGTTGTTCTTCGTCGACGGGGATGCCGCCGCAGAAGTTCCCGAGAACCTCATCGATCCCGGCCAGTTCTGGACGGGCGCGGACGACATCCAGCAGAACTGACTGCGCGCAGCCTTGCGGTTGCGCTAGTTGCCTGCGGTGCCTCGGCGAGTACGGAGCTGGACGAGCGCCTCCTCGAGGAGCTGCGATGCTTCCTCTTCGGTGCGGCGTTCCTTCACGTATGCGAGATGCGTCTTGTACGGCTCGAGCTTGGCCACCGACGGCGGGTTGTTCTTGTCGCGACCGGCGGGCAGACCCGTCGACGGAGAGTCGATGACCTCAGGGATCTCCTCGTCGGGCAGATTTGCCGCGAAGTAGCGAACAGTCTCGTTGCCCATCTCGTCCCAATAGGACACGGCGATGCGGTCGGCGTGGAAGCCGCGATCCTGTTCGCCCATGGGACCGGCCCCGACGCGGGACCCTCGAATTGCACTACCGCCAGATGCCATGATGCTCCTCGCTCAGCCTGTGGGAAATCAGCCGTTGAATCTGGTGATGAGTCCGAGAATCACGATGCAGATGATCCAGACAACAGCCAGAAGAACGGTGATTCGATTGAGGTTGCGCTCGGCAACGCCGGATGCGCCGAGGTTCGACGTGACACCTCCACCGAACATGTCCGACAGTCCTCCACCACGTCCGCGGTGAAGAAGGATCAGGAGGGTCAGGAGAAGAGACGTGATGCCCAGGAGAACCTGAAGCACGACCTGGAGAATTTCCACGTGAAGAACCTTTCGAAAGCCTCAGTAAGTATAGCGGGAGCGCTGTGTGTCAGGTTCCGACATGCTTCTGGAAGCGCGCGATGCTCGCGAACTCGTTGACGTCGAGGCTTGCACCGCCGACCAGGGCACCGTCGATGTTCGGTTCGCGCATGAGCGACGCGATGTTGCTCGCCTTCACCGATCCGCCATAGAGGATGCGCGTGGCCTGGGCCACCTCGTCGCCGAGGAGCTCAGCAAGAGTCGATCGAAGTGCAGAAGCGACCTGCTCCGCCTGCTCGGGCGTGGCCGCCAATCCCGATCCGATCGCCCAGACCGGCTCGTAAGCGATCACGATGTCGGGCGTTCCGGAGACGTCGGCCAGCGCCGCACGGAGCTGGGCGACGGGGACGGCGCTCGGACCGTGCTCCTCCAGGTCCTCCGCGGTCTCGCCGACGCACAGCACGGGGACGAGTCCATGGCGAAGCGCGGCCGCCACCTTGCGTGCGAGCTGCTCGTCAGTTTCGCCATGCATCGTGCGGCGCTCGGAGTGACCAACGAGCACATAGCGGCACTTCAGGGCCGCGAGGAACGCACCGGAGATCTCTCCGGTGTACGCGCCGGAATCGTGCTCGGACAGGTCCTGTCCGCCGTAGACCACCTCGAGCTTGTCCGACCAGATGAGGTTCTGAACGGGTCGAAGATCAGTGAAGGGTGGGAAGACCGCAACCTCTGAACCCTTGGCGTCGAAGTCGTGACCGGCGTCCTTGAGGGTCCATGCGAGCTTCTGCACGAAGGCTATCGCCTGCTCGTGGTCGAAGTTCATCTTCCAGTTGCCCGCGATGAGCGGGACCCTGCTTACTGCTGCCATCCGAGGACCTCCAGTCCAGGAAGTCGCTTGCCCTCGAGGAACTCGAGGCTCGCGCCGCCGCCGGTAGAAATGTGACCGAACTGGTCGTCGTCAAAGCCCAGGGCCCGAACGGCTGCGGCCGAGTCTCCCCCGCCGACCACCCCGAATCCGTCGAAGGATGCGAGGGCCGCTGCAACTGCCTTGGTGCCCGCTGCGAACGGAGCGAGTTCGAAGACGCCCATCGGACCGTTCCAGAAGACCGTTTTCGAGCCAGCGATCACCTCAGCGAAGCGTGCAGACGTCTCGGGTCCGATATCGAGACCCAGACCCTTGTCGCCGAAGGGGGTCAGCTCGATTGCGTCGCTGGGGGCCACCTCGTACTCGGCATCCGCACTGAAGGCGGACGCCACGACGATGTCCGTCGGCAGGACGATCTCCACGCCGAGTTCCTTCGCGCGCGAGAGGTACTCGCGCACGACCTCGACCTGGTCCTCCTCGAGCAGGCTGGAGGCGACCTTGTGCCCCTGTGCCACGAGGAAGGTGAACAGCATGCCGCCGCCAATGAGCAGCGTGTCGACCTTGGGAAGCAGAGCGTCGATGACGCTGAGCTTGTCCGAGACCTTGGACCCACCGAGGACGACCGTATAGGGACGTTCCGGAGTCACCGTGAGCCGTTCCAAAACGCCGAGTTCCTGCTCAATGAGAAGGCCGGCAGCACTCGGAAGCGCGTCGGCCAGCTCGAAGACGCTCGCCTGCTTGCGATGCACGACACCGAAACCGTCCGAGACGAACGCGTCGGCGAAGGAGGCGAGCTGGCCGGCGAAGGATGCTCGGACCGCGGCATCCTTCGAGGTCTCCTCCGGGTTGAACCGCAGGTTCTCCAGGAGTGCGACGTCGCCATCGCCCAGCCCTCCGACCACCGCGGTCGCCGAGTCACCGACGGTGTCGGTGGCGAACGCGACCGGGCGGTCGAGGAGCTCCGCAAGCCTGACGGCGACCGGTTCCAGGCTGTAGCGAGGATCCGGGGCGCCGTCAGGGCGACCGAGGTGCGAGACGATCACAACGCGGGCACCCGCGTCGATGAGCTTGGTGAGCGTGGGGATCGAGGCGCGAATGCGTCCGTCATCCGTGATCTGGCCGTCCTTCAGGGGGACGTTCAGATCGCAGCGAACGATGACGCGCTTGCCCCCGAGCTCCCCGAGGGACTCGAGCGTGCGAATCGGCATGGTGACTGAGTCGTGGTGGTCCGGGTCTCCAGGCGGGGCCTAGAGACGCGCGCCGACGAACTCGGTGATGTCGACCAGGCGGTTCGAGTAGCCCCACTCGTTGTCGTACCACGAGGCAACCTTGACCTGGTCGCCGATGACCTTGGTGAGGCCCGCGTCGAAGATCGACGAGTGCGGGTCCCCCACGATGTCACTGGAGACGATCTCGTCCTCGGTGTACTTGAGGATTCCCTTGAGCGGGCCCTCGGCTGCAGCCTTGTACGCGGCGTTGATCTCCTCGACGGTGACCGGGCGCGATGCCGTGACGGTCAGGTCGGTGATCGATCCGGTGATGACCGGGACGCGCAGCGCGTAGCCGTCGAGCTTGCCCACGAGCTCCGGGATGACAAGGCCAAGGGCCTTGGCCGCACCGGTCGACGTGGGGATGATGTTCGCGGCGGCGGCACGGGCACGGCGCAGGTCGCTGTGGGGGCCGTCCTGCAGGTTCTGGTCGGCGGTGTAGGCGTGGACCGTCGTCATGAGACCACGCTCGATGCCGAAGTTCTCCATGAACACCTTCGCGAGCGGCGCCAGGCAGTTCGTGGTGCACGACGCGTTCGAGATGATGTTGTGGATCGCGGGGTCGTAGGTGTCCTCGTTCACGCCGAGCACCAGGGTCGCGACATCCGAACCGGTGGCCGGGGCGGAGACGATGACCTTCTTGGCTCCCGCGGTGATGTGCTTCGCGGCATCCTCGGACTTGGTGAAGCGGCCGGTCGACTCGATGACGATGTCGACACCCAGCTCGCCCCAGGGGAGGTTGGCGGGGTCGCGCTCCTCGAAGACGCGGATGGCCTTGCCGTTGACGACGATCTGCTCACCGTCGAACTCGACGGTGGCGTCGAGACGGCCGGTGATCGTGTCGTACTTGAGCAGGTGCGCAAGCGTCTTGTTGTCGGTCAGGTCATTGACCGCGACGATCTCCACGTCGGCACCCTTGGCGAGTGCGGCGCGGAAGAAGTTGCGGCCGATGCGGCCGAATCCGTTGATACCGATCTTGACGGTCACTATGGCTCCGATTGATGCTCACGCGTCCCATGACGCTGGAATGGCTGTGGTGGGGGATGTGGATTGAAGAGGCAGGGGCACCAGCCCCGGCCACGATGCCGCTATGACAGTACCAGCAGGCCGTCGGTCTTTTCGCGCGCAACGGTGAAGCGGTTCTGGACGTTCTCCCAGTTGGCGATGTTCCAGAAAGCCTTGACGTAGTCGGCGCGGACGTTCTTGTAGTCGAGGTAGTACGCGTGCTCCCAGACGTCGAGCAGGAGGAGGGGCACGGTGCCGGCGGCGAAGTTGGCCTGCTGGTCGAAGAACTGGTTGATGATGAGGTTCTTGCCGATCGAGTCCCACATGAGCGCTGCCCAGCCGGAGCCCTGAACGCCCATGGCCGCTGCGGTGAAGTGGGCCGTGAACTTGTCGAACGAGCCGAACGTGTCGTCGATCGCGCTCTCGAGGTCACCCGTGGGCTTGTCGCCACCGTCGGGCGACATGTTGGTCCAGAAGATCGAGTGGTTGACGTGGCCGCCGAGGTTGAAGGCCAGGTCCTTCTCGAGCTTGTTCACGTTGGCGAGATCGCCAGCGTCACGCGCGGCTGCGAGGCCGGCGAGGGCTGCGTTCGCACCGGTGACATACGCCTGGTGATGCTTGCTGTGGTGCAGCTCCATGATCTCCGCGCTGATGCTCGGGGCAAGCGCCGAGTAGTCGTAGGGAAGTTCCGGAAGGGTGTATTCAGCCATCGTGATCTCCTAGCAGTGATCCCCCGAGTCCCGCGAAAAAGACTGCGACGGGGTGTGTTTTCCAGTCTAGTCACCCCTGTGAGCGGCACTCGCGGGGGTGACGTCGGTGTTACTCGTCCTCGTAATCCGGGGGCAGGTTGGCGTCCGTTCCGGGGATGCCCTCGTCGGCCGCACGCTTGTCGGCCATAGCCAGAAGGCGACGGATGCGACCAGCGACGGCATCCTTCGTCATGGGAGGGTCCGCGTGGTGCCCGAGCTCGTCGAGGCTCGAATCGCGGAAGCGCAGACGCAACTCCCCCGCGTACCTCAGATGCTCTGGCACGTCCTTGCCGAGGATCTCGAGCGCACGCTCCACGCGGGCGCAGGCCGCAACGGCAGCTTGTGCCGAGCGACGCAGGTTCGCGTCGTCGAAGTTGACGAGACGGTTGGCGGTGGCGCGAACCTCGCGGCGCTGGCGGAGCTCACTCCACGCGGCCACACTCTTGCGGGCGCCCATCAGCTCGAGCATGGATGCGATGGCATCCCCGTCGCGGATCACGACCTTGTACACACCGCGCACTTCGCGTGCCTTGGCGGCGACACCGAGACGGCCGGCAGCACCCACGAGCGCCATGGCGGACTCGTTGCCGGGGCACGTGACCTCGAGAGCCGAACTGCGGCCGGGATCCGTCAGGGCGCCCGCGGCGAGGAACGCACCACGCCAGAGCGCGGCCATCTCCTCGGTGTTGCCCGTCGTCAGACGGTTGGGAAGTCCTCGGATCGGGCGCCTGCGCGCGTCGAGGAGACCGGTTTGCCTGGCGAGGGTCTCTCCCCCCTCGATCACTCGGACGAGGTAGTGGCTCGTGCGCCGGGGTGCTGAGGCGCTCACGAGCTGTGCATCGGCACGAACGCCGTAGAGCTCGGCGATGTCACGCCGAACGCGCGTGGCGAGACGCTCCGTGTCGAGCTCGGATTCGATCGCGATGCGTCCGGAGATCATGTGGAGGCCCCCGGAGAACCGGAGGATGGTAGCCAGTTCCGCCGCTCGGAGAGTCGTCTTGCCCGTCTGGACTGACGCCAGCTCCTCCTTGACCTCGGCGGTAAGTGCCACGACATGCTCCTTCTCTTGCTGCGATGGGATGGGGGGTGCCTACTCGCGCCCGAGATCCCTATGCCTCACGTTGACCGCTACGCCCGGCACATCCCGCAACTGGGCTGCGAGGGCCTCTGCGACTGCGACCGAGCGGTGCTTGCCCCCCGTGCATCCAATGGCGATCGTAGCGTGTCGTTTGTTCTCACGCTGATACCCGGCCAGCACCGGACCCAGCGCGGTGGTGTATGCAGCGACGAACTCCGTCGCACCCGGCTGACCCATCACGTAGTCGCGAACGAGCTCATCCCTGCCCGTCAGGGCCGCCAGTTCAGGCACCCAGAACGGGTTGGGCAGGAAACGCGCGTCGGCGACGAGGTCAGAGTCCGTGGGGAGCCCGTACTTGAAACCGAAGCTCATGACGGTGACCTGCACACCAGCGGTGTTCGCGTCGGAGAACTTCTCCGCGACACGAGTCGCAAGCTGGTGGATGTTCAGATCCGAGGTGTCGATGACGATGTCGCTCGACTCCCGGATGCCGGTCATGCGCATGCGCTCGGCTTCGATACCGTCGAGGAGCGTTCCCCCGCCCTGGAGTGGATGCGGTCGGCGCACCTGCTCGAACCGGCGGACAAGAGCCTGGTCGGTCGCGTCGAGGAAGAGCACGCGAACGGAGGCGGTGTCGCGAAGGGCGTCGATAGCCGTCTCGACATCCGAGAACAGCTTGCCGCCGCGCACATCGACGACGGCGGCAATACGCGGAAGGGCGTTGCCTGCATGGCCTGCTAGCTCGACCAGCGGCATGAGCATCTGCGGGGGCAGGTTGTCGACGACGTACCAACCGAGGTCCTCGAGGGCGTTCCCGACCGTCGATCGGCCAGCACCGGACATGCCGGTGACAACCAACATCTCCTGCTGCGCGGCCTCGGTCGTCATCGGAACACAGCTTACTCGCGAGGACGGGCTGACCCGCGCGGAGCAGCCGAGGCCCGCGGCGCTCCGAGCTGTTCGACGATCGCCGTAGCGAGGGTGGGACCGATGCCCCGGATGCCCTGGATCTCCTCGACGCTGGCAGCCCTGAGACGGGCAACGGAGCCGAAATGCTTGAGGAGTTCCTTCACGCGCGCATCCCCCAGGCCGGGCACCTCCGAGAGCACCGAGGTGATGTCCCGCTTGCGTGTCGTGCGCTGGTAGGTGATGGCGAAACGGTGCGCCTCGTCACGAATGCGCTGGATCAGGAAGAGGGCGTCGCTGTTGCGAGGCAGGATGACCGGGAAGTCCGCCCCGGGAAGCCAGAGCTCCTCGAGGCGCTTGGCGATTCCGCAGAGTTGGATGTCGGTGATACCCGCATCATCCAGTGCACGTTGCGCTGCCGCC encodes the following:
- the zwf gene encoding glucose-6-phosphate dehydrogenase: MTPAPITAGFNPLRLPSDRRLNRIAGPSGLIIFGVTGDLSRKKLMPAVYDLANRGLLPPGFALVGFARRDWEDQDFAEVVHDAVKQYARTPFDEDVWKQLATGIRFVQGEFDDDAAFARLKATIEELDRDRGTMGNHAFYLSIPPKSFPQVTEQLRNSGLAEPKEGQWRRVVIEKPFGSDLKTARELNDVVESVFPPDSVFRIDHYLGKETVQNILALRFANQLYEPIWNANYVDHIQITMAEDVGVGGRAGYYDGIGAARDVIQNHLLQLLALTAMEEPVSFDAADLRAEKEKVLSAVRLPKDLGKHTARGQYSGGWAGGEKVIGFLDEDGMNPLSTTETYAAIRLDIDTRRWAGVPFYLRTGKRLGRRVTEIAVVFKRAPQYLFAESQTSALGQNALVIRVQPDEGVTIRFGSKVPGAGMQVRDVTMDFGYGHAFTEASPEAYERLILDVLLGDPPLFPRHEEVELSWKILDPIEEYWAKQGQPEQYRPGTWGPASADALMARDGRTWRRP
- a CDS encoding glucose-6-phosphate dehydrogenase assembly protein OpcA, with product MIVDLPNTTTSQISKTLVKIREEGGAVALGRVLTLIISTRLGEEEEAIEAANDASREHPMRVIVVSSDPEETSGARVDAQIRVGGDAGASEVIVVRAYGDASTDEESLVTGLLLPDAPVVAWWPGVAPENVSQSALGRIAQRRITDAASSSDPLAELSRLASSYAPGDTDFAWTRLTLWRAQLAAVLDQPPFVPVTAVRVRGASDSPSTALLAAWLQHALKVRVDLTVSAGSQGAGIEAVELTRKNGVIKLERIEPAIAQLEQPSQPTHDISLPRRSMRDCLAEELRRLDPDDLYGEVIQRGVPELSTSHGAAKVSA
- the pgl gene encoding 6-phosphogluconolactonase translates to MSPERRVLVHESKEILAAAVAARFLRKVKDLIEEFGEASVVLTGGTMGIAVLAAINSSPARDSVDWSRVNVWWGDERWLPEGDPERNETQARDALLDHVGLDPERVHPFARSDAGLDLDAAAEAYSTELQANAPRSARFPHFDITFLGMGPDGHIASLFPGMDGIRETEATVISVRNSPKPPPERLSLTLPTINSSARVWAVVAGADKASALGLTLADASIDEVPASGLEGRRSTLFFVDGDAAAEVPENLIDPGQFWTGADDIQQN
- a CDS encoding RNA polymerase-binding protein RbpA, translating into MASGGSAIRGSRVGAGPMGEQDRGFHADRIAVSYWDEMGNETVRYFAANLPDEEIPEVIDSPSTGLPAGRDKNNPPSVAKLEPYKTHLAYVKERRTEEEASQLLEEALVQLRTRRGTAGN
- the secG gene encoding preprotein translocase subunit SecG → MEILQVVLQVLLGITSLLLTLLILLHRGRGGGLSDMFGGGVTSNLGASGVAERNLNRITVLLAVVWIICIVILGLITRFNG
- the tpiA gene encoding triose-phosphate isomerase, with the protein product MAAVSRVPLIAGNWKMNFDHEQAIAFVQKLAWTLKDAGHDFDAKGSEVAVFPPFTDLRPVQNLIWSDKLEVVYGGQDLSEHDSGAYTGEISGAFLAALKCRYVLVGHSERRTMHGETDEQLARKVAAALRHGLVPVLCVGETAEDLEEHGPSAVPVAQLRAALADVSGTPDIVIAYEPVWAIGSGLAATPEQAEQVASALRSTLAELLGDEVAQATRILYGGSVKASNIASLMREPNIDGALVGGASLDVNEFASIARFQKHVGT
- the pgk gene encoding phosphoglycerate kinase; translation: MPIRTLESLGELGGKRVIVRCDLNVPLKDGQITDDGRIRASIPTLTKLIDAGARVVIVSHLGRPDGAPDPRYSLEPVAVRLAELLDRPVAFATDTVGDSATAVVGGLGDGDVALLENLRFNPEETSKDAAVRASFAGQLASFADAFVSDGFGVVHRKQASVFELADALPSAAGLLIEQELGVLERLTVTPERPYTVVLGGSKVSDKLSVIDALLPKVDTLLIGGGMLFTFLVAQGHKVASSLLEEDQVEVVREYLSRAKELGVEIVLPTDIVVASAFSADAEYEVAPSDAIELTPFGDKGLGLDIGPETSARFAEVIAGSKTVFWNGPMGVFELAPFAAGTKAVAAALASFDGFGVVGGGDSAAAVRALGFDDDQFGHISTGGGASLEFLEGKRLPGLEVLGWQQ
- the gap gene encoding type I glyceraldehyde-3-phosphate dehydrogenase; this encodes MTVKIGINGFGRIGRNFFRAALAKGADVEIVAVNDLTDNKTLAHLLKYDTITGRLDATVEFDGEQIVVNGKAIRVFEERDPANLPWGELGVDIVIESTGRFTKSEDAAKHITAGAKKVIVSAPATGSDVATLVLGVNEDTYDPAIHNIISNASCTTNCLAPLAKVFMENFGIERGLMTTVHAYTADQNLQDGPHSDLRRARAAAANIIPTSTGAAKALGLVIPELVGKLDGYALRVPVITGSITDLTVTASRPVTVEEINAAYKAAAEGPLKGILKYTEDEIVSSDIVGDPHSSIFDAGLTKVIGDQVKVASWYDNEWGYSNRLVDITEFVGARL
- a CDS encoding superoxide dismutase, giving the protein MAEYTLPELPYDYSALAPSISAEIMELHHSKHHQAYVTGANAALAGLAAARDAGDLANVNKLEKDLAFNLGGHVNHSIFWTNMSPDGGDKPTGDLESAIDDTFGSFDKFTAHFTAAAMGVQGSGWAALMWDSIGKNLIINQFFDQQANFAAGTVPLLLLDVWEHAYYLDYKNVRADYVKAFWNIANWENVQNRFTVAREKTDGLLVLS
- the whiA gene encoding DNA-binding protein WhiA — protein: MALTAEVKEELASVQTGKTTLRAAELATILRFSGGLHMISGRIAIESELDTERLATRVRRDIAELYGVRADAQLVSASAPRRTSHYLVRVIEGGETLARQTGLLDARRRPIRGLPNRLTTGNTEEMAALWRGAFLAAGALTDPGRSSALEVTCPGNESAMALVGAAGRLGVAAKAREVRGVYKVVIRDGDAIASMLELMGARKSVAAWSELRQRREVRATANRLVNFDDANLRRSAQAAVAACARVERALEILGKDVPEHLRYAGELRLRFRDSSLDELGHHADPPMTKDAVAGRIRRLLAMADKRAADEGIPGTDANLPPDYEDE
- the rapZ gene encoding RNase adapter RapZ — protein: MTTEAAQQEMLVVTGMSGAGRSTVGNALEDLGWYVVDNLPPQMLMPLVELAGHAGNALPRIAAVVDVRGGKLFSDVETAIDALRDTASVRVLFLDATDQALVRRFEQVRRPHPLQGGGTLLDGIEAERMRMTGIRESSDIVIDTSDLNIHQLATRVAEKFSDANTAGVQVTVMSFGFKYGLPTDSDLVADARFLPNPFWVPELAALTGRDELVRDYVMGQPGATEFVAAYTTALGPVLAGYQRENKRHATIAIGCTGGKHRSVAVAEALAAQLRDVPGVAVNVRHRDLGRE